A single region of the Pararge aegeria chromosome 20, ilParAegt1.1, whole genome shotgun sequence genome encodes:
- the LOC120632749 gene encoding uncharacterized protein LOC120632749 isoform X2: MHDQRYIVVVTLYLIIGYGITSESPKSIHEDFREKRQINGLPLVYPYGGTYKLLIGFAAPVPNEDHINLLFSANFQYQYLQFQNISQLSQYYFINTVSREQRDADILSRREERIVFYKSVADLLEMKGMGGQDCVLRAICEAAQYPVHEEALVGEMLHILLTPDYGHSPFEEQDPDWEEAMSMYRDAATAGRQMFDCGYIYSGCPQGQGILDIITALRDE; encoded by the exons ATGCACGATCAAAG GTATATCGTCGTagtaacattatatttaataatcggTTATGGCATAACATCAGAATCACCAAAGTCGATCCACGAGGATTTCAGGGAGAAGCGACAAATCAATGGCCTACCACTAGTTTATCCCTATGGAGGTACTTATAAG cttcTCATAGGCTTCGCAGCTCCTGTACCCAACGAAGaccatatcaacctattatttTCTGCCAACTTCCAATATCAATACCTTCAGTTCCAAAACATATCACAACTGTCCCAGTACTATTTCATTAACACCGTGTCGAGGGAGCAGAGAGATGCTGATATTTTATCGAGGAGAGAGGAAAGGATTGTCTTTTATAAATCTGTGGCTGATTTGTTAGAAAt GAAAGGCATGGGCGGCCAAGATTGTGTGCTGAGAGCTATTTGCGAGGCAGCTCAATATCCGGTACATGAGGAAGCTTTAGTTGGAGAGATGTTACATATATTGTTAAC CCCAGACTATGGCCATTCACCCTTCGAAGAGCAAGATCCAGACTGGGAGGAAGCGATGTCAATGTACCGTGACGCGGCGACCGCAGGACGACAGATGTTCGACTGCGGCTACATATACAGCGGTTGCCCTCAGGGACAGGGCATACTGGATATAATCACTGCGCTGAGGGATGAATAG
- the LOC120632749 gene encoding uncharacterized protein LOC120632749 isoform X1 translates to MFKVTALRTILYIVVVTLYLIIGYGITSESPKSIHEDFREKRQINGLPLVYPYGGTYKLLIGFAAPVPNEDHINLLFSANFQYQYLQFQNISQLSQYYFINTVSREQRDADILSRREERIVFYKSVADLLEMKGMGGQDCVLRAICEAAQYPVHEEALVGEMLHILLTPDYGHSPFEEQDPDWEEAMSMYRDAATAGRQMFDCGYIYSGCPQGQGILDIITALRDE, encoded by the exons atgtttaaagtaaCAGCGCTGAGAACAATCTT GTATATCGTCGTagtaacattatatttaataatcggTTATGGCATAACATCAGAATCACCAAAGTCGATCCACGAGGATTTCAGGGAGAAGCGACAAATCAATGGCCTACCACTAGTTTATCCCTATGGAGGTACTTATAAG cttcTCATAGGCTTCGCAGCTCCTGTACCCAACGAAGaccatatcaacctattatttTCTGCCAACTTCCAATATCAATACCTTCAGTTCCAAAACATATCACAACTGTCCCAGTACTATTTCATTAACACCGTGTCGAGGGAGCAGAGAGATGCTGATATTTTATCGAGGAGAGAGGAAAGGATTGTCTTTTATAAATCTGTGGCTGATTTGTTAGAAAt GAAAGGCATGGGCGGCCAAGATTGTGTGCTGAGAGCTATTTGCGAGGCAGCTCAATATCCGGTACATGAGGAAGCTTTAGTTGGAGAGATGTTACATATATTGTTAAC CCCAGACTATGGCCATTCACCCTTCGAAGAGCAAGATCCAGACTGGGAGGAAGCGATGTCAATGTACCGTGACGCGGCGACCGCAGGACGACAGATGTTCGACTGCGGCTACATATACAGCGGTTGCCCTCAGGGACAGGGCATACTGGATATAATCACTGCGCTGAGGGATGAATAG